CCCCGGAGGCGCGCCCCGCAGCCCCCGCGCAGTCGGGGACGAGCGGGATCAACGTCGCGGCCGTGCGTCAGCGCTGGGACGAGGTGCTCCAGACCCTTGCCCAGATCAAGCGGGTCACCTGGGCGCTCGTGTCCCAGAACGCCCAGGTGGTCGACCTGAGCGACGACTCGCTCACGCTCGGCTTCGCAACCGGCGGCCTGGCCACGGCCTTCCGCTCGGGCACGCACAGTGAGCCGGTGGCCCAGGCCCTGGCCGAGACCCTCGGCCTCCGGGTGCGCATCGAGGTCTCGATCCTCGGCGAGGACGGTGGCTCCGGCGGCGGCCCGCGCGGCGGCCAGGGCGGCCCCGGGCGCGGTGGCGGCCCGGGTCGACAGGGTGGCCAAGGTGGCCAGGGCGGCCAAGGCAGTCAGGGGGGCCAGGGCGGAACCGGTGGCGCAGGCGGTCAGGGCGGCGCCCACTCCGGAGCTCGCGGCCCCGGGGGAGTCTCGGCGTCACAGCGTGGCGGATCCGATGCAGTGAGCCGGGCCAGTGCCGACTGGGGGCTGGACGACGCCCCGGTCGAGACCGCGGAGTTCGCCACCGAGCGCGCTCCCGCCCCGGACACCGGAACGCCGGGAACCGCCGCCCCGGACACCGGAACGCCGGACACCGGCGCGCCGGCTGCCGCTGTCGGACCCGTGGCAGCGCCGGTGCCCGGCGGTGCCGAGACCGGGCCGAACCACGTGACCGTGACTCCACCGGCGGACACGTACGCGTCGCCGGCGCCCGGTGCGCAGGCTCAGGCGAGCCCGACGGATTCTGCGACCCCGACTTACCCGACTAACCCGACTAACTCTGCGGGACCTGCGGGGCCTGCGGACCCCGCAGGCCAGTCGACCACCGCGGGCGAGTCGAGCTCTGCCGGCCCGTCGACTTCGGCGAGCCCCCCGTGGGCGCCGGGCGGCGCGGGCAGCGTAGTGAGCCCGCCGAGTCCCGTGAGCCCGATGAGCCCGCCGAGTCCGCCGAGTCCGGCGAGCGTTCCCGGACCGGCGAGTGCCGCGGAACCGCCGGAGCGGGCTGCGGCGCGTGCGCGCCCGCCCGCGGAGCGCCGGCAGCCGGTCCAGTCTGCTCCGGCCGATGACATGTGGGATGCGGCCCCGCCGTGGGACGACGACGCCTATGACACCCGCCCCGGTTCGAACGGTCACGGCGGCGACCAGCTCGTCGGTGCGCCGCTCGTGGCCAAGCTCCTCGGCGGCACGGTGATCGACGAGGTCACGCTGGATTCGGAGGGCTGAGCAGATGTACGAAGGTGCCGTTCAGGATCTCATCGACAACCTCGGGCGCCTGCCCGGGATCGGCCCGAAGAGTGCCCAGCGGATCGCGTTCCATGTGCTGGCCGCGGATCCGCAGGACATCCGCTCCCTCGTGGCCGCGCTCACCGTGGTCAAGGAGAAGGTCCGATTCTGCTCGGTCTGCGGCAACATCGCCGAGGCCGAGACCTGCCGGATCTGCCTCGACCCGCGCCGCAACCCCGCGGTCATCTGCGTGGTGGAGGAGGCCAAGGACGTCGTCGCGATCGAGCGCACCCGCGAGTACCGCGGCAAGTACCACGTGCTCGGCGGGGCCATCAACCCGATCGACGGCGTCGGCCCGGACGACCTGCGGATCCGGGAACTGCTCACCCGCCTCGGCGGTGAGGAGGTGACCGAGGTCATCATCGCCACCGACCCGAACGTCGAGGGCGAGGCGACCGCCACCTACCTCGTACGGATGCTCCGCCCGCTCGGGATCACCGTCTCCCGGCTCGCCTCGGGACTACCCGTCGGGGGAGACTTGGAATACGCGGACGAGGTCACCCTCGGACGCGCCTTCGAAGGGAGACGATCCGTCGATGCCTGACACCCCCGCCCCGCTCGGTGAGGACCTCGTCGAGATGGCCCACACCACGGCGGCCCTCAGTTCCCACTACCTCGACAGCCTGACCGAGGTGGCCTCCGGCGCCAACCCCGATGCCGCCATCCCCGTGCTCCTCCTGGCCGCCACCGACCTGAGCGCGGCGGGCGCGCGGCTCGGAGCCATCGAGGACGTCGTGCCCGCGCACCGATTCGAACCGGACGACGGCCCCGACCTCGACGTCGAGCCGCTGCGCACCTCCCTCGTGAACGTCCTCGGCGACCTCGACGGCTACACCGACGTGACCGATCCGCTCATCGCCCCCGAACTCACCGACGCCTCCCTCGTGAACGACCTGGCCGAGACCGCGGCGGCCCTCGCGCTCGGGCTGCGCCACTACCGGGCCGGTCACCTCTCCGAGGCGCTGTGGTGGTGGCAGCTGACGTATCTGTCGACCTGGGGCGACCGTGCCCTGGCCGTCTCCCGCGCCCTGCTCGCGCTCATCTCCCACCTGCGTCTCGACGTCGACGACGACACGGCCCTCGCCGCGCAGATCGACGCCCTCAACGCCGACTGAACCGACCGAACCGGCTGAACCGGCTGAACCGAGGGGACGGGGCAGGGCGTGGGCATCGAACTGAGCGTCGCCACCCTGCTGCTGCTCGCCGTCGCGGCCTTCGCCGCCGGCTGGGTGGACGCAGTCGTCGGCGGCGGCGGACTCATCCAGCTGCCGGCCCTCCTGCTCGTGCCGGGGATGACCCCGCTGCAGGCGATCGCCACGAACAAGATCGGCTCGATCATGGGCACCTCGGTCAGTGCCCTGACCTACTACCGGAGGATCCGACCGGACCTGCGCACGGCCCTGCCGATGGCCGCGGCCGCGTTCGCGGCCGCGCTCGCCGGTGCCCGCCTCGCCTCGCTCATCCCGGGGCCGGCGCTGCGGATCGTCATCCTCGCCGCACTGCTCGCGGTCGGCATCTACACCGCCGCTCGGCCGCGGCTCGGGCAGGACACGAGGCTGCGTTGGGAGGGGAACCGCCACGTCGGTGCCGCGATGAT
The window above is part of the Pseudactinotalea sp. HY158 genome. Proteins encoded here:
- the recR gene encoding recombination mediator RecR; this translates as MYEGAVQDLIDNLGRLPGIGPKSAQRIAFHVLAADPQDIRSLVAALTVVKEKVRFCSVCGNIAEAETCRICLDPRRNPAVICVVEEAKDVVAIERTREYRGKYHVLGGAINPIDGVGPDDLRIRELLTRLGGEEVTEVIIATDPNVEGEATATYLVRMLRPLGITVSRLASGLPVGGDLEYADEVTLGRAFEGRRSVDA
- a CDS encoding DUF5063 domain-containing protein, which produces MPDTPAPLGEDLVEMAHTTAALSSHYLDSLTEVASGANPDAAIPVLLLAATDLSAAGARLGAIEDVVPAHRFEPDDGPDLDVEPLRTSLVNVLGDLDGYTDVTDPLIAPELTDASLVNDLAETAAALALGLRHYRAGHLSEALWWWQLTYLSTWGDRALAVSRALLALISHLRLDVDDDTALAAQIDALNAD
- a CDS encoding TSUP family transporter; protein product: MGIELSVATLLLLAVAAFAAGWVDAVVGGGGLIQLPALLLVPGMTPLQAIATNKIGSIMGTSVSALTYYRRIRPDLRTALPMAAAAFAAALAGARLASLIPGPALRIVILAALLAVGIYTAARPRLGQDTRLRWEGNRHVGAAMILGVAIGLYDGMLGPGTGTFLVIGLVSLVGYAFLPATAIAKIVNLATNLGALLFFVPNGSVVWAAGLTIAAANMVGGYTGARMAIAQGARFIRVVFLVVVAALILRLGWDVVAGG